One Microlunatus soli genomic window carries:
- a CDS encoding 8-oxo-dGTP diphosphatase: MSAAHQSLIYIFRGGDELPRQVLLGEKLRGFGRGNVMGPGGHREDGETDREAAIRELGEETGVIAAAADVEQVATLTFRFPADPTSDAIVSVFTAATWTGTVRASDELAPQWYDVDAIPLDRMWDDDRYWLPRILAGERLTAEFSYDDAGTRVVSHRITPTHPTDPAPPISP, translated from the coding sequence GTGAGTGCCGCACACCAGTCCTTGATCTACATCTTCCGTGGTGGCGATGAGTTGCCGCGGCAGGTGTTGTTGGGCGAAAAGCTGCGGGGATTCGGGCGCGGCAACGTGATGGGCCCGGGTGGTCATCGCGAGGACGGCGAGACCGATCGGGAAGCTGCGATCCGGGAGCTCGGCGAGGAGACCGGGGTGATCGCCGCAGCAGCCGACGTCGAGCAGGTTGCGACCCTGACGTTCCGGTTCCCGGCCGATCCGACGTCCGACGCGATCGTCAGCGTCTTCACGGCTGCCACCTGGACCGGCACCGTCCGGGCCAGCGACGAGCTCGCACCGCAGTGGTACGACGTGGATGCGATCCCGCTGGATCGGATGTGGGACGACGATCGTTACTGGCTGCCCAGGATTCTCGCCGGTGAGCGGTTGACGGCCGAGTTCAGCTACGACGACGCCGGCACCCGGGTGGTCTCACACCGGATCACCCCCACCCACCCGACTGATCCTGCACCCCCGATCAGCCCGTGA
- a CDS encoding ferredoxin — translation MKISIDQDKCVASGQCVVAAEAVFDQREEDGIVVLLEENPPPEIADDVRQAAILCPAMAITVED, via the coding sequence ATGAAGATCAGCATCGATCAGGACAAGTGCGTCGCATCGGGACAATGTGTGGTCGCGGCCGAGGCCGTCTTCGATCAGCGTGAGGAGGACGGCATCGTCGTCCTGCTGGAGGAGAACCCGCCGCCGGAGATCGCCGATGACGTCCGGCAGGCCGCCATCCTGTGCCCGGCGATGGCGATCACTGTCGAGGACTGA